The proteins below come from a single Rhodococcus sp. WMMA185 genomic window:
- a CDS encoding aminotransferase family protein, with the protein MASALWHGFADMGAVEQKGPFVVSRGEGAYIWDDHGNRYLDATAGLWFTNVGHGRSEIADAVAEQLRTVAHFSNFGDFAPETTVRLAERLAALAPVPGSKVFFTSGGSDSVDTAAKLARRYWHEMGKPGKTIVVGRQKAYHGMHVAGTALAGIPVNREGYGELMADAATVAWNDAKSLLELIERIGADKIAAFFCEPVIGAGGIYLPPEGYLAEVRDICREHDILFVVDEVVTGFGRIGGEWFASTRFDLQPDLMTTAKGLTSGYVPMGAVFIAPRVAEPFFAGGVWWRHGYTYGGHAGAAAAALANLDIIERENLLSESKRLEASLHEHLAPLADHPRVEEVRSGLGAVAAVQLADPAEALPFVNTLREHGISGRAAGQGAMQVSPSFVMTDDQVAQLADGFRRALG; encoded by the coding sequence ATGGCGTCGGCACTGTGGCACGGATTCGCGGATATGGGCGCGGTGGAGCAGAAGGGTCCGTTCGTGGTGTCCCGCGGTGAGGGCGCATACATCTGGGACGACCACGGCAACCGCTACCTCGATGCGACTGCGGGCCTGTGGTTCACCAATGTTGGGCACGGGCGTTCGGAGATCGCAGATGCTGTTGCGGAACAGCTGCGGACCGTCGCGCACTTCTCGAACTTCGGCGACTTCGCACCGGAGACCACCGTGAGGCTCGCCGAGCGCCTAGCCGCTCTCGCGCCCGTGCCGGGCAGCAAGGTCTTCTTCACCTCCGGCGGTTCGGACTCCGTGGACACGGCGGCCAAGCTCGCGCGCCGCTACTGGCACGAGATGGGCAAGCCGGGCAAGACGATCGTGGTCGGTCGTCAGAAGGCATACCACGGCATGCACGTGGCGGGCACCGCCCTTGCCGGTATCCCGGTCAACCGGGAGGGATACGGCGAGTTGATGGCAGACGCCGCAACGGTCGCCTGGAACGATGCCAAAAGCCTGCTCGAACTCATCGAGCGGATCGGGGCAGACAAGATCGCCGCTTTCTTCTGCGAGCCTGTCATCGGTGCCGGCGGCATCTACCTGCCGCCGGAGGGGTATTTGGCCGAGGTGCGCGACATCTGCCGCGAGCACGACATCCTGTTCGTCGTCGACGAGGTGGTGACCGGGTTCGGGCGAATCGGCGGTGAGTGGTTCGCATCTACGCGATTCGACCTTCAGCCAGACCTGATGACGACGGCGAAGGGCTTGACGTCCGGGTACGTCCCGATGGGTGCAGTATTCATCGCTCCCCGCGTCGCGGAACCGTTCTTTGCCGGCGGGGTGTGGTGGCGGCACGGGTACACCTACGGCGGGCACGCGGGTGCCGCGGCTGCCGCTCTGGCCAACCTCGACATCATCGAACGTGAGAATCTGCTCTCGGAGTCGAAGCGACTCGAGGCCTCGCTGCACGAGCACCTGGCGCCCCTCGCCGATCATCCGCGGGTCGAGGAGGTGCGTAGCGGTCTCGGTGCCGTCGCAGCGGTGCAGCTGGCGGATCCGGCCGAAGCACTTCCGTTCGTGAACACACTACGGGAACATGGAATTTCGGGTCGCGCCGCAGGGCAGGGTGCTATGCAGGTCTCACCGTCGTTCGTGATGACGGACGATCAGGTAGCTCAACTCGCCGATGGGTTCCGCCGGGCGCTGGGCTGA
- a CDS encoding PhzF family phenazine biosynthesis protein: MPIHVDVVRVFTDERGHHGNPLGIVDATTVAAEDRQSVAAKLKYSETIFVELPTPGSEYARAQVFTHATELRFFAGHPTVGLSWWLHERGTPVRTLEVPAGSVATRRSGALTWVRAKPDWAPEFSLYPMNSVREVEAADPKKFGPGRHYLWAWTDRVEHSIRSRMFAPEVGTMEDEATGAAAVHITEHLRHALLIEQGRGSILHTTYDPAGWVEVGGLVRAEKSRVL; this comes from the coding sequence ATGCCCATCCACGTAGACGTCGTCCGGGTGTTCACCGACGAGCGGGGACACCACGGGAACCCGCTCGGGATCGTCGACGCGACCACCGTCGCCGCGGAAGACCGGCAATCCGTCGCCGCGAAGCTGAAATACAGCGAGACGATCTTCGTCGAGCTCCCCACCCCCGGCTCCGAGTACGCACGCGCACAGGTCTTCACTCACGCCACCGAACTACGTTTCTTCGCCGGCCATCCCACAGTGGGGCTCTCCTGGTGGTTGCACGAGCGCGGCACCCCGGTTCGAACGCTGGAGGTTCCGGCGGGTTCCGTCGCCACCCGACGTTCGGGAGCCCTCACGTGGGTTCGCGCAAAGCCCGACTGGGCACCGGAATTCTCCCTGTACCCGATGAACAGTGTGCGTGAGGTGGAGGCAGCCGATCCGAAGAAATTCGGTCCCGGCCGTCACTACCTGTGGGCGTGGACCGACAGGGTCGAGCATTCCATTCGATCTCGCATGTTCGCTCCGGAAGTCGGAACCATGGAGGACGAGGCGACCGGGGCAGCTGCCGTCCACATCACCGAACACCTACGCCACGCCCTGCTCATCGAGCAGGGCCGGGGATCCATATTGCACACGACCTACGACCCGGCCGGGTGGGTCGAAGTCGGCGGACTCGTCCGGGCCGAGAAGTCACGCGTCCTGTGA
- a CDS encoding carboxymuconolactone decarboxylase family protein, whose protein sequence is MTVENLKNSLPEYAKDLKLNLSSLSRSTVLNEQQLWGTLLATAAATKSATTLRQIADEAADILSAEAYNAALGAASIMGMNNVFYRTKGYLGGKYDDLRAGLRMNIIGNPGVDKADFELWSLAVSAINGCNHCLEAHENTLRQEGVDREVIFEAIRAGSIVAGVAQAVEASETLATAGV, encoded by the coding sequence ATGACCGTAGAGAACCTCAAGAACTCCCTGCCCGAGTACGCCAAGGACCTCAAGCTCAACCTGAGTTCCCTCTCTCGCAGCACCGTCCTGAACGAGCAGCAGTTGTGGGGCACCCTCCTCGCCACGGCCGCCGCCACCAAGTCGGCGACCACCCTGAGGCAGATCGCCGACGAGGCCGCGGACATCCTGTCCGCCGAGGCCTACAACGCCGCTCTCGGTGCCGCATCCATCATGGGTATGAACAACGTCTTCTACCGCACCAAGGGTTACCTGGGCGGCAAGTACGACGACCTGCGCGCGGGCCTGCGGATGAACATCATCGGCAACCCGGGTGTAGACAAGGCCGACTTCGAGTTGTGGTCGCTCGCGGTGTCCGCGATCAACGGTTGCAACCACTGCCTCGAGGCCCACGAGAACACCCTCCGCCAGGAGGGGGTCGACCGTGAGGTGATCTTCGAAGCAATCCGTGCCGGCTCCATCGTCGCGGGTGTCGCGCAGGCTGTGGAGGCGAGCGAGACCCTCGCCACCGCGGGAGTCTGA
- a CDS encoding peroxiredoxin: MALLTIGDQFPAYNLKAVIGGDLSKVDAQQPDDYFTTITSDDYAGKWRVVFFWPKDFTFVCPTEIAAFGKLNDEFADRDTQVLGASVDNEFVHFQWRAQHEDLKTLPFPMLSDLGRELAEATGVLNADGVADRATFIVDPNNEIQFVSVTAGSVGRNVDEVLRVLDALQSDELCACNWKKGDPTIDAGELLTASV; the protein is encoded by the coding sequence ATGGCTCTGCTCACCATCGGTGACCAGTTTCCCGCGTACAACCTGAAGGCAGTCATCGGTGGCGACCTCTCCAAGGTCGACGCCCAGCAGCCCGACGACTACTTCACCACGATCACCAGCGACGACTACGCAGGCAAGTGGCGCGTCGTCTTCTTCTGGCCCAAGGACTTCACCTTCGTGTGCCCCACCGAGATCGCGGCGTTCGGCAAGTTGAACGACGAGTTCGCCGACCGTGACACCCAGGTGCTCGGTGCATCGGTCGACAACGAGTTCGTGCACTTCCAGTGGCGCGCACAGCACGAGGACCTCAAGACCCTGCCCTTCCCGATGCTCTCCGACCTGGGGCGTGAGCTGGCCGAGGCTACCGGTGTCCTCAATGCAGACGGTGTCGCGGACCGTGCCACCTTCATCGTCGACCCGAACAACGAGATCCAGTTCGTCTCGGTCACGGCCGGCTCCGTGGGCCGCAACGTCGACGAGGTACTGCGCGTCCTCGACGCCCTGCAGTCCGACGAACTGTGCGCCTGCAACTGGAAGAAGGGCGACCCGACGATCGACGCCGGCGAACTCCTGACGGCGAGCGTCTGA
- a CDS encoding hydrogen peroxide-inducible genes activator, which yields MSDRSYQPTLSQLRAFVAVAEYRHFGTAASHLNVSQPTLSQSLATLENGLGVQLIERSTRRVLVTPAGERLLGHAKGILDAAVSFVATAAGAGDQPAGPLRIGLIPTVAPYVLPALLPALREQMPAASPRIVEDQTARLLESLRAGAIDVAVLALPSEAPGLVEIPLYEEDFVVVLPKHHVLADRNDLPLDVLGELPLLLLDEGHCLRDQTLDLCRSVDAHPLSGDTRATSLATVVQCVAGGLGVTLVPNSAVGVETRRADLSTARFAEPAPGRTIGLVFRASSGRAEGYRQLAALLRSAAPAGVVAVEG from the coding sequence ATGTCGGATCGGAGTTATCAGCCCACGCTGTCACAGCTGCGTGCGTTCGTCGCGGTGGCCGAATACCGCCATTTCGGCACGGCGGCATCGCATTTGAATGTGAGTCAACCCACACTGTCGCAGTCGCTCGCCACTTTGGAGAACGGGCTCGGCGTGCAGCTCATCGAGCGCAGCACCAGGCGCGTCCTCGTCACGCCGGCCGGGGAACGGCTACTCGGGCACGCCAAGGGGATTCTCGACGCCGCGGTCTCTTTCGTCGCAACCGCGGCGGGTGCGGGGGACCAACCGGCCGGACCACTGCGGATAGGCCTCATACCCACGGTCGCTCCATACGTCCTTCCGGCCCTGTTACCGGCGTTACGTGAGCAAATGCCCGCCGCCTCGCCTCGAATCGTCGAGGATCAGACGGCTCGCCTACTCGAGTCCTTGCGCGCCGGCGCGATCGATGTCGCAGTGCTGGCGCTGCCGTCGGAGGCACCCGGGCTCGTCGAGATCCCCTTGTACGAGGAAGATTTCGTGGTAGTTCTGCCGAAGCATCATGTGCTTGCCGACCGGAACGACCTACCTCTCGACGTGCTCGGTGAACTGCCCCTGTTGCTCCTCGACGAGGGGCACTGCCTGCGTGATCAGACGCTGGACCTGTGCCGGTCGGTCGATGCGCACCCGCTGTCCGGGGACACGCGCGCGACCTCGCTCGCGACTGTCGTGCAGTGTGTGGCCGGAGGGCTGGGCGTGACCCTGGTGCCGAATTCGGCCGTCGGAGTCGAGACCCGGCGGGCCGATCTTTCCACCGCGCGGTTCGCCGAACCCGCACCGGGGCGGACGATCGGCCTGGTCTTTCGGGCGTCGAGTGGCCGCGCCGAAGGGTATCGGCAGCTGGCCGCCTTGCTTCGGAGTGCGGCGCCGGCGGGTGTCGTGGCTGTCGAGGGCTGA
- a CDS encoding LysR substrate-binding domain-containing protein, whose product MTEATESRPFRLAYVPGVTPAKWVRIWGERITDTPLELVPVDAADAAVALRERRADVALLRLPVDRDGLSVIPLYGEVPVVVVPKDHVFTAAEEIALADLADELVLDPLDTPLVWDELPGRSALDRPASTGDAIELVAAGVGVVVVPMSLARLHHRKDLTHLPVDGGPESRIALSWPEDATTDLVEEFIGIVRGRTVNSSRGRNPHETPKTKNPKPRKQTEDASAKSRTQDSRRSGGKSGARTKSVRRRRR is encoded by the coding sequence GTGACCGAGGCGACCGAATCCCGACCGTTCCGGCTCGCGTACGTCCCCGGTGTCACCCCGGCGAAGTGGGTCCGCATCTGGGGCGAGCGAATCACCGATACCCCTCTCGAACTGGTACCGGTCGACGCCGCAGACGCTGCCGTGGCACTGCGCGAGCGCCGCGCCGACGTCGCGCTCCTGCGCCTGCCCGTCGACCGCGACGGCCTCAGCGTCATTCCGCTCTACGGGGAAGTTCCGGTCGTCGTGGTACCGAAAGACCACGTGTTCACTGCGGCCGAGGAGATCGCGCTCGCCGATCTCGCCGATGAACTCGTCCTCGACCCGCTCGATACCCCGCTGGTGTGGGACGAACTCCCGGGAAGGTCCGCGCTGGATCGTCCCGCGTCGACCGGGGACGCGATCGAACTGGTCGCCGCCGGCGTCGGCGTGGTGGTGGTACCGATGTCGCTAGCGCGCCTGCATCACCGCAAGGACCTCACCCATCTCCCCGTCGACGGCGGACCCGAGTCCCGGATCGCTTTGTCGTGGCCGGAGGATGCAACTACCGATCTCGTCGAGGAGTTCATCGGAATCGTGCGCGGGCGAACTGTGAACAGCTCCCGCGGCCGAAACCCTCACGAGACCCCGAAAACCAAAAACCCGAAGCCTCGCAAGCAGACCGAGGACGCGTCTGCCAAGTCGCGAACACAAGACTCTCGACGCAGCGGGGGAAAATCGGGTGCCAGGACCAAATCAGTCCGACGAAGGCGTCGGTGA
- a CDS encoding DUF5997 family protein gives MTSQKTPQTMKPATAAKKLGVYLQATPTEFQAGVVSRDDLNEWQANPPEWLTTLRREGPHPKNVVAAKLGVSISGLARGGVTEALTTAQIDALLADQPDWLVAERAGLVEVRKEEKRIREQQATKREQSNRTQRNAGPFKPST, from the coding sequence ATGACGTCGCAGAAGACCCCCCAGACGATGAAGCCGGCCACCGCCGCGAAGAAGCTGGGCGTATATCTCCAGGCCACCCCCACCGAGTTTCAGGCCGGTGTGGTCTCGCGCGACGACCTGAACGAATGGCAGGCCAACCCGCCGGAGTGGCTCACCACGCTGCGGCGGGAAGGTCCGCACCCGAAGAACGTCGTCGCCGCCAAGCTCGGCGTGTCCATCTCCGGTCTCGCCCGCGGCGGCGTCACCGAGGCGCTCACCACCGCACAGATCGACGCGCTCCTGGCCGACCAGCCCGACTGGCTCGTCGCCGAGCGCGCCGGCCTGGTCGAGGTTCGCAAGGAGGAGAAGAGGATTCGCGAGCAGCAGGCCACCAAGCGCGAACAGTCCAACCGCACGCAGCGCAACGCGGGGCCGTTCAAGCCGTCGACCTAG
- a CDS encoding diacylglycerol kinase, with protein sequence MSTQRSIEKVTVLINPLSGHGNGPSVGRKAVARLRERGVSVTEIIGTDADHARELAQRAVDGGADALVVVGGDGAISIGLQAAAQSGTPIGLIPAGTGNDLAREFGIPVDDPVAAADVIVDGEVQESDLARITLDDGSIVWVGTIIASGFDSLVADRANRLSWPKGPMRYNLAMLIELTRLEPLRYEIELDEETVQVDATLVAVANSRWYGGGMQICPKADTTDGLLDVTVVEHGRRSRFVRLFPRVYKGTHVDLPDVQTYRSCKVRMQCEGITAYADGDRVGPLPVTIEAVPSALHILSRPAA encoded by the coding sequence GTGAGCACCCAGAGGTCGATCGAGAAGGTCACCGTCCTGATCAACCCGCTTTCCGGGCACGGCAACGGCCCGAGCGTCGGCCGCAAGGCTGTCGCACGCCTGCGTGAGCGGGGAGTGTCCGTCACCGAGATCATCGGGACGGACGCCGATCATGCCCGCGAGCTGGCCCAGCGGGCTGTGGACGGCGGCGCCGACGCGCTCGTCGTGGTCGGCGGTGACGGTGCGATCAGCATCGGGTTGCAGGCGGCCGCCCAATCCGGGACGCCGATCGGGCTGATCCCGGCGGGGACCGGCAACGATCTCGCACGTGAGTTCGGCATCCCCGTAGACGATCCGGTTGCTGCGGCGGACGTGATCGTCGACGGCGAGGTGCAGGAATCCGACCTCGCTCGGATCACGCTCGACGACGGTTCGATCGTGTGGGTGGGCACCATCATTGCCAGCGGGTTCGATTCTCTTGTCGCGGATCGGGCCAACCGCCTGTCGTGGCCCAAGGGGCCCATGCGGTACAACCTGGCGATGCTCATCGAACTCACCCGGCTCGAGCCCCTGCGCTACGAGATCGAGTTGGACGAGGAGACGGTCCAGGTCGACGCCACACTCGTCGCGGTTGCCAACAGCCGTTGGTATGGCGGTGGGATGCAGATCTGCCCGAAGGCCGACACGACCGATGGTCTGCTCGACGTGACGGTCGTCGAGCACGGTCGCCGATCGAGGTTCGTCCGGCTGTTCCCGAGGGTGTACAAGGGCACCCACGTGGACCTACCCGATGTGCAGACTTACCGTTCGTGCAAGGTGCGTATGCAGTGCGAGGGCATCACCGCCTACGCGGACGGCGACCGCGTCGGGCCGCTTCCGGTGACGATCGAGGCGGTACCGTCTGCGCTGCACATCCTCAGTCGACCAGCGGCCTGA
- a CDS encoding FAD-binding oxidoreductase, which translates to MQWDGWGAPEKRKDLSDGMKAVLGQALGVTIRQAPDRVAADVILTPSAVSEGQLAALAGIVGEKFCSTEHDDRLLRAGGKSIFDLLRRRSTEPQNAPDVIVTPGTEAEVAEILRYCADNSIAVVPFSGGSSAVGGLDPVRDKFDAVLSLDLRRFDSLIDLDTDSGTATLGVGLPGPRVEELLGAHGFSLGHFPQSFMFATIGGFAATRSSGQASAGYGRFEDMVQGLRVVTPAGTLDTGRAPASAAGPDLGELFVGSEGTLGVITQVRVQVHPVPETTVREGWSFPDFETGAAALRALRQAGAVPTVLRLSDEAETAVNLATHDKIGEEAVTGGCLVITTFEGTKEHTTKRVAEARAVLQAHGATSLGDEPGSNWEHGRFDAPYLRDALLDAGVLCETLETATTWGNLANLRASVTAALTESLSAQGTPPLVLCHISHTYGTGASLYFTIVCAQNDDPIDQWGKAKAAAGDAIIAAGGTITHHHAVGVDHRPWLRDEIGDLGVTVLRAVKNAVDPAGILNPGKLIP; encoded by the coding sequence ATGCAGTGGGATGGCTGGGGCGCACCGGAAAAGCGCAAGGATCTCTCGGACGGAATGAAGGCAGTGCTGGGGCAGGCCCTCGGGGTCACGATTCGTCAGGCACCGGACCGTGTGGCCGCAGATGTGATCCTGACTCCGAGCGCGGTGTCCGAAGGGCAACTCGCGGCGCTGGCCGGGATTGTCGGAGAGAAATTCTGCAGCACCGAACACGACGATCGACTGCTGAGGGCGGGCGGCAAGAGCATATTCGACTTGCTGCGCCGTCGCAGCACGGAACCGCAGAACGCCCCCGACGTCATCGTTACCCCGGGCACCGAGGCCGAGGTCGCCGAGATCCTCCGATACTGCGCCGACAATTCCATCGCCGTCGTGCCCTTCAGCGGTGGCAGCAGCGCCGTGGGCGGACTGGACCCGGTGCGTGACAAGTTCGACGCGGTCCTCTCCCTGGACCTGCGACGGTTCGACTCGTTGATCGACCTCGACACCGATTCCGGCACCGCAACGCTGGGAGTCGGGCTGCCCGGTCCCAGAGTCGAGGAACTGCTTGGTGCACACGGTTTCTCGCTCGGGCACTTCCCGCAGAGCTTCATGTTCGCGACCATCGGCGGATTCGCCGCGACCCGCTCCTCGGGGCAGGCCTCCGCAGGCTACGGCCGGTTTGAAGACATGGTGCAGGGTCTGCGGGTGGTGACCCCCGCCGGCACCCTCGACACCGGGCGTGCGCCGGCGTCCGCCGCGGGTCCGGATCTCGGCGAATTGTTCGTCGGCTCGGAGGGAACGCTCGGCGTCATCACCCAGGTCCGTGTGCAGGTACATCCGGTTCCGGAGACCACAGTCCGTGAGGGCTGGAGCTTCCCCGATTTCGAGACCGGCGCGGCAGCACTGCGTGCACTCCGGCAGGCAGGCGCGGTCCCGACCGTGCTGCGCCTGTCCGACGAGGCCGAGACCGCCGTCAACCTCGCAACCCACGACAAGATCGGCGAAGAGGCCGTCACCGGCGGCTGCCTGGTGATCACCACGTTCGAGGGCACCAAAGAGCACACCACGAAGCGGGTTGCCGAGGCCCGCGCGGTCCTGCAGGCTCACGGCGCAACCTCGCTGGGCGACGAACCCGGAAGTAATTGGGAGCACGGCCGCTTCGACGCCCCCTACCTGCGGGACGCGCTACTCGATGCGGGCGTACTGTGCGAGACCCTCGAGACGGCCACCACCTGGGGCAACCTCGCGAATCTGCGTGCCTCGGTCACCGCTGCGTTGACCGAGTCGTTGTCCGCGCAGGGAACGCCGCCGTTGGTGCTGTGCCACATCTCGCACACCTATGGGACGGGTGCGTCGCTGTACTTCACCATCGTGTGCGCGCAGAACGACGACCCAATCGATCAGTGGGGCAAGGCCAAGGCCGCCGCGGGTGATGCGATCATCGCCGCCGGCGGAACGATCACGCACCACCACGCTGTCGGGGTCGACCACCGCCCGTGGTTGCGGGACGAGATCGGCGATCTCGGTGTCACGGTGCTGCGTGCGGTCAAGAACGCCGTTGATCCGGCGGGAATCCTCAACCCGGGCAAGTTGATTCCGTGA
- a CDS encoding DEAD/DEAH box helicase — translation MLLSDLVPDTADPDSVFDAFSSWTEDRGLTLYPAQEESVMELVSGANVILATPTGSGKSMVAIGAHFYAMAAGKRTFYTAPIKALVSEKFFALCEVFGAENVGMMTGDAAVNSQAPIICATAEIVANLALREGADSDIGQVVMDEFHFYSEPDRGWAWQVPLIELPRAQFLLMSATLGNVDFFSKDLTRRTGRSTIVVAGTERPVPLMFSYATTPVSETIEELVTTNQAPVYVVHFTQAAALERAQALTSVNFSSRDEKEAIAKAIGGFRFTTGFGKTLSRLVRHGIGVHHAGMLPKYRRLIEKLAQDGLLKVICGTDTLGVGINVPIRTVLLTGLTKFDGTRTRHLRAREFHQIAGRAGRAGYDTLGTVVVQAPEHEVENLRALAKAGDDPKKRRKVQRKKAPEGFVSWGQATFDRLVAASPEPLVSRFSVSNSMLLNVIARPGSAFESMRHLLEDNHESRPAQRKHILKAISLYRGLIDAGVVQRLDEPDADGRIARLTMELQRDFALNQPLSPFALAALELLDSGSDSYVLDVVSVIESTLDDPRQVLMAQQHLARGEAVAQMKADGIEYEERMELLEEVTWPQPLADLLFPAFEMYRGGHPWISEFALSPKSVVRDMVERAMTFAELVSHYGLARSEGLVLRYLADAYRALRQTVPTEFRTEELDDLIEWLGELIRQVDSSLLDEWEQLTDPGIESDDQQVAFGADEPRPISSNTRAFKVMVRNAMFRRIELAARKRWDALAELGDGLDSDDWADLMELYFDEYDEIGTGPSARGPLLFQVTVEPKLWRVRQVLDDPEGDHGWALLGEVNLAESDAAGEVVFDEFEVAEG, via the coding sequence GTGCTTCTCTCCGACCTCGTCCCCGATACCGCGGACCCCGATTCCGTTTTCGACGCCTTCAGTTCGTGGACGGAAGACCGCGGCCTGACGCTGTATCCGGCGCAGGAAGAGTCCGTCATGGAACTCGTGTCGGGTGCCAACGTGATCCTGGCCACCCCCACCGGCTCAGGCAAGTCGATGGTGGCGATCGGCGCGCACTTCTACGCGATGGCCGCCGGTAAGCGCACGTTCTACACTGCCCCAATAAAAGCCCTGGTCAGCGAGAAGTTCTTTGCGCTGTGCGAGGTTTTCGGGGCGGAGAACGTCGGCATGATGACCGGTGACGCTGCGGTCAACTCACAAGCACCCATCATCTGTGCAACAGCCGAGATCGTCGCGAACCTGGCACTGCGTGAGGGTGCCGATTCCGACATCGGCCAGGTCGTGATGGATGAGTTCCACTTCTACTCCGAGCCCGACCGCGGGTGGGCCTGGCAAGTTCCCCTCATCGAACTCCCCCGCGCGCAGTTCCTTCTCATGTCAGCAACGCTCGGCAACGTCGACTTCTTCTCGAAGGACCTCACACGGCGCACAGGTCGGTCGACGATCGTGGTAGCCGGCACCGAACGCCCCGTGCCGCTGATGTTCTCCTACGCGACGACTCCCGTGAGCGAGACGATCGAGGAACTGGTGACAACCAACCAGGCTCCCGTCTATGTCGTGCACTTCACGCAGGCCGCCGCCCTCGAACGAGCGCAGGCGCTCACCAGCGTCAACTTCTCCTCCCGCGACGAGAAGGAAGCGATCGCAAAGGCGATAGGGGGCTTCCGCTTCACCACCGGCTTCGGCAAGACGCTATCCCGGCTGGTGCGCCACGGCATCGGCGTCCACCACGCGGGAATGTTGCCGAAATACCGGCGCCTCATCGAGAAGCTCGCTCAGGACGGACTCCTCAAGGTCATCTGCGGCACCGACACCCTCGGCGTGGGGATCAACGTGCCGATCCGCACGGTCCTGCTGACAGGCCTGACGAAGTTCGACGGCACCCGGACTCGGCACCTACGTGCCCGGGAGTTCCACCAGATCGCCGGACGCGCCGGCCGCGCGGGCTACGACACTCTCGGTACGGTTGTCGTCCAGGCCCCCGAGCACGAGGTCGAGAATCTCCGCGCGCTCGCCAAGGCCGGAGACGATCCCAAGAAGCGCCGCAAGGTACAGCGCAAGAAGGCTCCGGAGGGATTCGTGTCCTGGGGCCAGGCCACGTTCGACCGACTCGTGGCCGCGTCGCCGGAGCCACTCGTCTCACGATTCTCCGTGTCGAATTCCATGTTGCTCAACGTGATCGCACGCCCGGGCAGTGCCTTCGAGTCCATGCGCCACCTCCTCGAAGACAACCATGAATCGCGGCCCGCCCAGCGCAAGCACATTCTCAAGGCAATCTCGCTGTACCGCGGGTTGATCGACGCCGGGGTTGTCCAACGCCTCGACGAACCCGACGCTGACGGTCGCATTGCCAGGCTCACCATGGAACTCCAGCGGGATTTCGCGCTGAACCAGCCATTGTCACCCTTCGCCCTAGCCGCACTCGAGCTCCTCGACTCCGGATCGGACTCGTATGTTCTCGATGTGGTGTCGGTGATCGAATCGACACTCGACGACCCACGCCAGGTCCTCATGGCGCAGCAGCATCTCGCCCGAGGCGAAGCGGTCGCGCAGATGAAGGCCGACGGGATCGAATACGAGGAGCGGATGGAGCTGCTCGAGGAAGTCACATGGCCCCAGCCTCTGGCCGACCTGCTGTTTCCCGCATTCGAAATGTACCGCGGAGGACATCCTTGGATCTCAGAGTTCGCGTTGTCGCCCAAATCGGTGGTGCGCGACATGGTCGAGCGGGCGATGACGTTCGCCGAACTCGTCAGTCACTACGGGCTGGCACGCTCCGAGGGTCTGGTACTGCGTTACCTCGCCGACGCATACCGCGCTCTGCGGCAGACGGTTCCCACCGAGTTCCGCACTGAGGAACTCGACGACCTCATCGAATGGCTCGGTGAGCTGATCCGGCAAGTCGACTCGAGCCTCCTCGACGAGTGGGAGCAGTTGACCGATCCAGGCATTGAATCCGATGACCAGCAGGTCGCCTTCGGTGCCGACGAACCCCGACCGATCTCGTCCAACACGCGCGCGTTCAAGGTGATGGTGCGCAATGCGATGTTCCGCCGCATCGAACTCGCTGCCCGCAAACGGTGGGATGCGCTCGCCGAACTCGGGGACGGCCTCGATTCCGATGACTGGGCCGACCTCATGGAGCTGTACTTCGACGAATACGACGAGATCGGCACCGGCCCGTCGGCCCGAGGACCCCTGCTCTTCCAGGTAACCGTCGAGCCGAAGCTGTGGCGCGTGCGACAGGTCCTCGACGACCCCGAGGGCGACCACGGCTGGGCCCTGCTCGGTGAGGTCAACCTCGCCGAGTCTGACGCAGCCGGTGAGGTGGTCTTCGACGAGTTCGAGGTGGCCGAGGGCTGA